ATAATTAAACTTTACTAGTAATGTTGGTCTTGGCAACTTATGGAATTTCCAAACTTCTGAGTTGCTGTTTTTAGAACGTATTAGTAAGAGGTAGTGTATGAAGCTGTATGTGGGTAATTTGCCCTATGAACTGAATGAAGACGAATTGAGGACAATGTTCGCGCAATTCGGAGAAGTGGCGTCAGTAAACATCATTTCCGACAGAGTCACAAAACGTCCAAAAGGATTTGGTTTTGTCGAAATGCCTAACAACCAAGAAGCCGAAAATGCGATGAAAGATCTCAACGAAAAAGAGGTAAAAGGCAGAAAAATCAGAGTCAACGAAGCAAGGCCTAAAGAGGAAAATCCGAGATATAATTAGATCCCAGATATTCCGTAAAATTTCAAAATAGAAAATTTAAGCTCTCAGCGTTTTTGTTGGGAGCTTTTTATATATTCTACAATCTTTTGTAATCTGAAAAAATGTGAACCTTTCCAGTATATTTTACCGCAACCCGAACATACATAAAATTCATTGTACCTTTGAGACGTGCCCCAGGGAATCTCGGAAATTATCTGTTTTTTTTCAACGGGAGACAGCTTACCCCCGCATTCGGTGCATAGGCTGAACGGATTAATTTGATCGAATAGAGCGAACTTGTCGCATACTTCAATAATTTGATCCTCGGTTTTAGTGTTTCTTATCCAATAACCGTAATTCACTTTTTTTCTCATCAGCAATTGTACGTCTCTTGTCAAGACAGTTCTTGATTCCTTTTGTGCTATGTCAGCTATCTGAGAGTCTTCGAAATTGTTCTGATACTTACAGTCAAATCCCAAAAGTCTCAGCCTGCGAGAAAGGATTCCCAGATGGACATCGGCGATAAATTTGATTTTTACCATAAAAGTTTTTACCTGAGGAAAGACTTCAAGGGTTGTCGGATATGTAATTTTGTAATCAGGGAGAACTTCTTTCCCGTCTGCGAAAATTACACCGAATTCGGTGTGTGGGACACCCTGGCTTTCGATTATGTCTTTGACCTGAGAACCAGTTATTAGGTCTAATTTTGCTGATCGGAATTTTTTTTCTTTTGGCAAAAAGTCGTTGAGTTCGTCATGGAAAAGAATTTCAATTGAAATCATTGCGTTGGCTTCCAAGCGGATTTACCTTACAATTGGTTTTCCAGAATTTTAATAGATTGTCG
This sequence is a window from candidate division WOR-3 bacterium. Protein-coding genes within it:
- a CDS encoding twitching motility protein PilT, translated to MISIEILFHDELNDFLPKEKKFRSAKLDLITGSQVKDIIESQGVPHTEFGVIFADGKEVLPDYKITYPTTLEVFPQVKTFMVKIKFIADVHLGILSRRLRLLGFDCKYQNNFEDSQIADIAQKESRTVLTRDVQLLMRKKVNYGYWIRNTKTEDQIIEVCDKFALFDQINPFSLCTECGGKLSPVEKKQIISEIPWGTSQRYNEFYVCSGCGKIYWKGSHFFRLQKIVEYIKSSQQKR
- a CDS encoding RNA-binding protein, which encodes MKLYVGNLPYELNEDELRTMFAQFGEVASVNIISDRVTKRPKGFGFVEMPNNQEAENAMKDLNEKEVKGRKIRVNEARPKEENPRYN